The proteins below come from a single Corynebacterium cystitidis genomic window:
- a CDS encoding ATP-binding protein: protein MDQKIEDSQHGIPGHIATALESIHQGSTANEHESLILEFKEDPQVVSSRSQTGGKGNPRAQLFEKLIDEAICMANSDVGTGHIVIGVADKTSGQGAFTGTECGEEEVARTIFNRTEPNLRVDVKTIEAYGCRLLLIFIPEAFTLYTRKDGRATRRQGTSCEPLDQPQRQAIIAARANPDYSNQLSRAKEPHYRLDVIEEARTLLQRERMRKGEDASGIETTTGVLRQLGLTNEAGHPKKAADILFGESLPGEVTIRHLWRNFPGVDPAVAEFSGPLILALPALRRLILENSGREIDRVLYPDGQEIAIPRFPEQAVDEVVVNALIHRDWRLPSPVVIEQSPHVLKVWSPGPLPDGVTTNNLLTTQSIPRNNRLMSAMRILGLAEESSRGFDRMWASMLRTGRDAPEVEATQNSVEVVLAAGQPDTTFMQALAALTESFGPELAESVNTLIVLWHLWHSPMITEKTAMEKTQASRVEVKELMAALRDLGVLDTVRGADEWVLSAKAQKTMGKLKPGEIAAVTVQEWIETRLNSGEALSSAEVSEKTGISRQEATEHLRHLRTLGRAHIDPTGPQRGPGTKWIAL from the coding sequence ATGGATCAGAAGATAGAGGACAGTCAGCATGGCATCCCTGGGCACATCGCCACAGCCTTGGAATCCATCCATCAGGGTTCGACGGCGAACGAGCACGAATCGTTAATACTCGAATTTAAAGAAGACCCGCAGGTTGTGAGCTCGAGGAGCCAGACCGGAGGGAAAGGCAATCCTCGGGCACAGCTTTTTGAAAAGCTTATCGACGAAGCAATTTGCATGGCGAATAGTGATGTTGGCACCGGCCATATCGTAATTGGCGTAGCTGATAAAACTTCTGGCCAAGGAGCCTTTACAGGAACAGAATGTGGTGAAGAGGAAGTGGCCCGCACGATTTTTAATCGGACCGAGCCAAATCTACGCGTCGATGTCAAGACAATAGAAGCGTACGGATGTCGGCTACTTCTTATTTTCATTCCAGAAGCTTTTACTCTTTATACCCGGAAAGACGGCCGCGCCACCCGGAGGCAGGGAACCTCCTGCGAACCTCTTGACCAACCACAGCGCCAGGCAATAATTGCAGCAAGAGCTAACCCTGATTATTCTAATCAGCTAAGTCGTGCAAAAGAACCTCATTACCGACTCGACGTTATTGAGGAAGCGAGAACGCTCCTCCAGCGAGAAAGAATGCGCAAAGGAGAAGATGCTTCAGGCATCGAGACGACAACAGGTGTACTCCGGCAACTGGGCCTAACCAATGAAGCAGGCCATCCGAAAAAGGCGGCAGACATACTTTTCGGCGAATCCTTGCCCGGGGAAGTAACCATCCGCCATTTATGGCGGAACTTCCCCGGAGTCGATCCCGCAGTCGCTGAATTTTCCGGCCCGCTAATTTTGGCGCTGCCGGCTCTGCGCAGACTAATCCTGGAAAACTCTGGAAGGGAAATCGATCGAGTGCTATATCCAGACGGGCAAGAAATTGCCATCCCTCGGTTTCCTGAACAAGCTGTTGATGAAGTTGTAGTTAATGCCCTCATTCACCGCGATTGGAGATTACCTTCGCCAGTGGTTATTGAGCAGTCCCCTCACGTGCTGAAGGTTTGGTCCCCTGGACCGCTGCCAGACGGAGTAACTACTAACAATCTTTTAACAACCCAATCGATCCCACGGAACAACCGCTTGATGTCCGCAATGCGCATCTTGGGCCTGGCGGAAGAGAGCTCACGTGGATTTGATCGGATGTGGGCATCGATGCTGCGAACAGGCCGTGACGCTCCTGAAGTAGAGGCCACACAGAATTCTGTCGAAGTAGTTCTCGCGGCAGGGCAGCCAGACACCACCTTTATGCAAGCCTTGGCCGCCCTGACTGAATCATTCGGCCCCGAGCTAGCCGAGAGCGTGAATACGCTGATAGTCCTATGGCACCTGTGGCACTCGCCAATGATCACTGAGAAAACGGCGATGGAGAAGACACAAGCAAGCCGCGTAGAAGTAAAAGAACTAATGGCAGCCCTGCGTGACCTAGGGGTGCTCGACACAGTTCGTGGCGCTGATGAATGGGTCCTCAGTGCCAAAGCTCAGAAAACTATGGGCAAGCTAAAACCTGGTGAAATAGCTGCTGTCACTGTCCAAGAATGGATCGAAACACGCCTAAACTCTGGGGAAGCCCTCAGTTCTGCCGAGGTCAGTGAAAAAACTGGAATCAGTAGGCAGGAAGCAACCGAACACCTGAGACATCTTCGAACCTTGGGCCGTGCCCACATTGATCCGACCGGCCCACAGCGGGGACCAGGCACAAAGTGGATAGCGTTATAA
- the fepB gene encoding Fe2+-enterobactin ABC transporter substrate-binding protein: MVKNFRRTLATISCAVVATTGLVACSSESADTGGQNADSTSTSVADNTDTNSAETAEDSAESTFPLTLETLDKDGQPTEITIPEQPERVVSASVTLTGALLAIDAPVVASGGGNPNTPMFADGTGFGLAWNDIAEERGVEPIFTIGSADAEAILEQEPDLVVMSNVGADSGAEIYDQLKDIVPVQVIDYSDQSWQETTQEVAKATGLEQEAEKVISDYEDAVKKAKGNLDIAEPVNLVTFNKDNGMNFFTSESAQGQVFADLGIELSTPAPDLVAQTQQGSNRGDINPVNAENLPLALDGETVFALSFDTAKPADEQLKSNPALAEIPAVVNDNVVNLDARFFRIDAFTAQALVEFLVEISGAE, translated from the coding sequence ATGGTCAAAAACTTTCGACGCACACTGGCTACGATCAGCTGCGCTGTAGTCGCCACAACTGGTCTGGTGGCTTGTTCATCGGAAAGCGCTGATACGGGTGGGCAGAATGCTGATTCAACATCCACCAGCGTGGCAGACAATACCGACACTAATTCCGCCGAGACCGCTGAAGATTCAGCGGAATCAACCTTTCCCCTCACCTTGGAGACCCTCGATAAAGACGGGCAACCAACCGAGATCACGATCCCTGAGCAGCCAGAGCGGGTAGTTTCTGCCTCAGTAACTTTAACTGGCGCGCTTCTGGCTATCGACGCTCCGGTGGTGGCTTCTGGTGGTGGAAACCCTAATACACCCATGTTTGCTGACGGAACTGGTTTTGGTTTGGCGTGGAACGATATCGCAGAGGAACGTGGAGTTGAGCCGATTTTCACTATCGGGTCGGCGGACGCAGAGGCGATTCTGGAGCAGGAGCCGGACCTCGTCGTGATGTCCAATGTGGGTGCAGATAGCGGTGCCGAGATCTACGATCAGCTCAAGGATATCGTCCCTGTTCAGGTGATTGACTACTCGGATCAGTCGTGGCAGGAAACCACCCAGGAGGTAGCAAAGGCGACTGGCTTGGAGCAGGAAGCTGAGAAGGTGATCTCTGACTATGAAGATGCTGTTAAGAAGGCGAAAGGCAATCTTGATATCGCCGAGCCGGTGAATCTGGTGACCTTTAACAAGGACAATGGCATGAACTTCTTCACCAGTGAGTCAGCGCAGGGACAGGTGTTTGCTGATCTCGGTATCGAGCTTTCAACCCCAGCACCGGATTTGGTTGCCCAGACGCAGCAGGGAAGCAACCGGGGTGATATTAACCCGGTTAATGCTGAGAATCTTCCGTTGGCACTGGATGGTGAGACTGTCTTTGCCTTGAGTTTTGATACCGCGAAACCGGCGGATGAGCAGCTCAAGTCGAATCCCGCGCTGGCTGAGATTCCAGCGGTGGTGAACGATAATGTGGTTAACTTGGATGCTCGTTTCTTCCGCATTGATGCCTTTACTGCACAGGCGTTGGTTGAATTCCTGGTGGAGATCTCCGGAGCAGAGTAA
- a CDS encoding ABC transporter ATP-binding protein, with protein sequence MTTLFRFDRLTSGYGGDPVIKDLDGYINEGEITCLIGPNGCGKSTLLKTMCGLLPYEGTVEFGGRELTNWGRKERAREMSLLPQSPTAPAGLTVRELIARGRHPYQSWLTQWSDRDDSVAAEAIHTTGVAGIVDKRLNELSGGQRQRAWIAMAIAQDTPTMLLDEPTTFLDLATSVEVLRLVQSLNRTQGRSVVMVLHDLNLAARFSDRLIMLNRHGTIAATGTPGEVLHSETLKEVFDLDAVVVDSPVNNHPLVVPR encoded by the coding sequence GTGACCACGCTTTTTCGCTTCGACCGCCTAACATCGGGCTACGGCGGAGATCCCGTGATCAAAGACCTTGACGGATACATCAACGAAGGAGAGATCACCTGCCTGATTGGCCCCAACGGGTGCGGAAAATCGACCCTGCTGAAAACAATGTGTGGCCTGCTGCCCTATGAAGGAACAGTTGAATTTGGCGGGCGTGAGCTCACGAACTGGGGTAGAAAAGAACGGGCGCGAGAAATGTCATTGCTGCCACAATCGCCTACCGCCCCGGCAGGGCTGACAGTGCGAGAGCTCATTGCCAGGGGGCGACACCCCTACCAGTCGTGGCTAACACAATGGTCAGACCGCGACGATAGTGTCGCTGCCGAAGCGATCCACACAACAGGGGTTGCAGGGATCGTCGACAAGCGTCTCAATGAACTATCCGGCGGGCAACGCCAACGAGCATGGATTGCCATGGCCATCGCCCAAGACACCCCGACAATGCTGCTTGATGAACCCACCACATTCCTTGACCTAGCAACTTCGGTGGAAGTTCTCAGACTAGTTCAAAGCCTCAACCGCACCCAGGGGCGCTCAGTGGTGATGGTTCTTCATGACCTCAACCTGGCGGCCCGTTTCAGCGACCGCCTCATCATGCTCAACCGGCACGGCACTATCGCCGCTACCGGCACACCAGGCGAAGTGCTTCACAGCGAAACTTTGAAGGAGGTCTTCGATCTTGATGCTGTGGTTGTTGACTCACCTGTGAACAACCACCCGTTAGTAGTCCCGCGCTAA
- a CDS encoding SPFH domain-containing protein, with protein sequence MALFRRRSADLGWTTQAALTQQWHPADGLRSPAQVPSHALLRSRDGKVEPLHEREFARPGDRFRLVDLRRRHLSLAPQQVPTSEGIDVTLTFVLSIRVSNPLAYVQAAADPESEIYLAAQIALRELVAVTPLEQMIGSRMDLTPVAQAAIAAGHAVGIDVAPNVRLKDFSLPREISSAVDRAVVDKLNAQADLERARTEVKVTRARMGTAKVLEQNPLLAKLALLEALPPGTTLEVKQSEESA encoded by the coding sequence GTGGCTCTTTTTCGTCGTCGATCCGCAGACTTAGGTTGGACTACGCAAGCGGCTTTGACGCAGCAGTGGCACCCGGCGGACGGGCTGCGCAGCCCAGCTCAGGTGCCAAGCCATGCTCTTTTGCGTTCCCGTGACGGGAAAGTAGAGCCACTCCACGAACGTGAGTTTGCACGCCCCGGTGACCGCTTCCGCCTGGTGGATCTGCGGCGCCGCCACCTGTCCCTGGCTCCCCAGCAGGTACCAACCAGCGAGGGTATTGATGTCACACTGACCTTTGTGTTGTCGATCCGCGTGAGCAACCCACTGGCATATGTGCAGGCCGCGGCAGATCCTGAGAGTGAGATTTACTTGGCTGCTCAGATCGCGCTGCGTGAACTTGTCGCTGTCACTCCTCTTGAGCAAATGATCGGCTCCCGGATGGATTTGACGCCGGTAGCTCAGGCTGCAATTGCCGCAGGCCACGCGGTGGGTATAGATGTGGCACCCAATGTACGGTTGAAAGATTTTAGCCTGCCGCGGGAGATTAGTTCGGCGGTGGACCGGGCGGTCGTCGATAAGCTCAATGCTCAGGCCGATCTGGAACGTGCGCGCACTGAGGTGAAAGTGACGCGGGCACGGATGGGCACGGCGAAGGTGCTGGAGCAGAACCCGCTGCTGGCCAAGCTGGCTTTGTTGGAGGCTTTGCCGCCGGGAACCACGCTCGAGGTGAAGCAATCGGAAGAGTCCGCTTGA
- a CDS encoding Glu/Leu/Phe/Val dehydrogenase dimerization domain-containing protein: MKEVRALSMLMTRKCALLNLPYGGKGSVVPLRTSKEDLIIFRLSACAWPW; encoded by the coding sequence GTGAAGGAGGTTCGTGCGTTGTCGATGCTGATGACGCGGAAGTGTGCGCTACTCAACCTACCGTACGGTGGTAAGGGTAGTGTGGTTCCCCTAAGAACGAGTAAGGAAGACCTCATTATCTTCAGGCTGTCCGCTTGTGCCTGGCCTTGGTGA
- a CDS encoding FecCD family ABC transporter permease — MTSKVISSISLGRLSFRLNPRLVLCLGVTLVLLFIAVAWSVTQGEYSLTLGEVLTVFAGGGSTIERAVVFDLRLGRSVVACAVGAALAYSGALTQSTARNPLASPDILGITHGAAFGGALAIIFAGSGSGGALESGANIIVQNVGLPGAAIAGALTTASVIALLARSVRGSILQVVLVGVGASIFLSSLTSWLLAWAQLDRAANARLWLTGSLNGRDWSHGWAPLVVLLIAIALAGWLSFQLSALVLGNTTAHVLGHRVGLGYLIQLLTAVVLAAVAVSAAGPIGFIAFVSPHLARGLAGTPTPPLVLSASIGAVVLLGADLIARVLLPWELPVGVVTAFVGAPFLLFMIIRIRRKETV, encoded by the coding sequence ATGACAAGTAAGGTTATTTCGTCGATAAGCCTGGGCAGACTGTCCTTTCGCCTCAACCCGCGCCTTGTGCTCTGCCTTGGTGTGACACTCGTGCTGCTGTTCATTGCCGTGGCGTGGTCAGTTACCCAAGGAGAGTACTCCCTCACACTTGGCGAGGTCCTTACTGTGTTCGCTGGTGGCGGCAGCACAATCGAACGGGCTGTAGTCTTCGACTTACGCCTAGGCCGCAGCGTCGTGGCCTGTGCCGTAGGTGCTGCTCTGGCTTATTCCGGGGCATTGACCCAGTCGACGGCGCGTAACCCCTTAGCAAGTCCAGATATCCTCGGAATCACCCACGGCGCCGCATTCGGTGGCGCGCTAGCCATCATTTTCGCTGGCAGTGGCTCTGGAGGGGCACTGGAATCAGGCGCCAATATTATTGTGCAGAATGTGGGCTTGCCGGGAGCTGCCATCGCAGGGGCACTAACGACGGCCAGTGTCATCGCGCTACTGGCGCGCTCTGTGCGCGGCTCAATCCTCCAAGTGGTGTTGGTGGGTGTCGGTGCGTCAATCTTTCTTTCTTCGCTCACCTCATGGTTATTGGCATGGGCCCAATTGGATCGGGCAGCCAACGCCCGGCTGTGGTTAACCGGCTCTTTAAACGGCCGTGATTGGTCGCACGGTTGGGCACCGCTTGTCGTACTGTTGATCGCAATAGCGCTTGCCGGTTGGCTCTCTTTTCAGCTTTCAGCTTTGGTCCTTGGCAACACTACTGCCCACGTTCTTGGGCACCGAGTAGGTTTGGGCTACCTCATTCAATTGCTCACCGCTGTGGTGCTGGCCGCCGTGGCCGTATCGGCTGCCGGACCAATCGGTTTCATCGCCTTCGTATCCCCCCACTTGGCACGCGGATTAGCAGGAACGCCCACACCCCCGCTGGTGTTGTCCGCATCCATCGGCGCAGTAGTGCTCTTAGGGGCTGACCTTATAGCGCGCGTGCTACTTCCATGGGAATTACCGGTAGGGGTAGTAACGGCCTTCGTCGGTGCTCCCTTCCTCCTCTTCATGATTATCCGCATCCGCCGGAAGGAGACAGTCTAG
- a CDS encoding FecCD family ABC transporter permease, protein MKQQHQPLPARRSKPVSAVMVGLLIVILVTLSLGVSFSVGARSTDLVEVWQALPHAWAYLLVPGAAEAMPHNDIVLLLALQRIPRSLLALIAGVCLGTAGALMQGFTRNPLADPGILGVGAGASAAVAIGVALGLIDDSSAYTIPAMIGALLVTILLFALSSRGSISSSPLSFVLAGMALSALLSAVVNALVLADFTVLDALRHWATGSVAGRDFGVVGIVVGPTMLFLILGLLLGPGLNLLALGEETAHSLGLAVRRQQTLGICAIAGLSAMAVSAAGPVAFIGLAGPHMVRAFVGADYKRVLPLSGLVGGFLALWADIVGRVIAAPGELPMGIVLAIFGVPMFIWLVLRGRIGGNL, encoded by the coding sequence ATGAAACAACAACATCAACCCCTCCCCGCTCGGCGATCCAAGCCTGTTTCGGCAGTCATGGTTGGACTGCTGATTGTCATTCTGGTCACGCTCAGCCTGGGGGTTAGTTTTTCCGTAGGGGCTCGCTCTACCGATTTGGTCGAAGTGTGGCAGGCATTACCACACGCGTGGGCATACCTGCTGGTGCCCGGAGCTGCTGAAGCAATGCCCCACAATGACATCGTTCTTCTCCTAGCGCTGCAGCGGATTCCGCGTTCCCTGCTAGCACTGATCGCCGGGGTATGCCTCGGCACGGCCGGAGCGCTCATGCAAGGATTTACGCGAAATCCGCTGGCTGACCCGGGAATCCTCGGCGTTGGCGCCGGCGCCTCGGCCGCGGTGGCGATTGGAGTTGCCCTCGGGCTTATCGACGATTCCTCCGCCTACACCATTCCAGCCATGATTGGGGCACTGCTGGTTACTATTTTGCTGTTCGCGCTGTCTTCCCGCGGTTCAATATCAAGCAGCCCATTAAGTTTTGTACTAGCCGGAATGGCACTGTCCGCCTTACTATCCGCTGTAGTCAACGCTCTAGTGCTCGCGGATTTCACTGTGCTGGATGCCTTGCGCCACTGGGCAACCGGTTCTGTGGCCGGCCGGGATTTCGGGGTAGTGGGCATAGTGGTCGGCCCCACAATGCTTTTCCTCATCCTCGGATTACTTCTCGGCCCCGGCCTCAACCTGCTTGCCTTGGGAGAGGAAACTGCACATTCTCTTGGTCTGGCTGTGCGCCGACAGCAAACCCTCGGCATTTGCGCCATCGCTGGATTAAGCGCCATGGCCGTCTCTGCTGCTGGCCCGGTTGCCTTTATCGGCTTGGCGGGCCCGCACATGGTCCGCGCTTTCGTTGGCGCCGATTATAAACGAGTCCTCCCATTATCAGGCCTGGTGGGAGGATTTCTGGCACTGTGGGCCGACATTGTGGGCAGGGTTATTGCCGCACCGGGCGAACTACCTATGGGTATTGTCCTTGCGATATTTGGCGTGCCCATGTTCATCTGGCTGGTTTTGCGTGGCCGGATTGGAGGCAATCTATGA
- a CDS encoding alpha/beta hydrolase-fold protein has translation MASPFFTAEQLHGRLSHQPPAAVSEFLNSHNWPMQDSSSERVTFAWHQASGSSTPDSSHVLMRMNRISDKTNLTRGLMENVAGTSLWVLTLDLPATLRASYGFSAINGPIPQTTPPPGQGPSVLPDPLNPSSCNGWSVYAGPSAAPQPDWENSDWENSDWENSGWQGSGWQGFGSAPAGRHGTKALRFADHKRKCHFYLPNHEYCQATNQPLRLLVLTDADVWFDGLDLPGALDRAIHRGYLPPLAVVGAVSTSPRDRREHLAGNSNFFADLAHALPRQAVAWADQSGVGVTTGSMVFAGQSLGGLSGLQLLMEEPEVFGAIISQSPSLWWTPGEESAPATWSDRQVDWVTEKIEQLPVGREKILLSVGQQEGFSVERVERLAQVLKHRGWRSSFSIYDGGHDYAWWRGALFDALRAVLI, from the coding sequence ATGGCTAGCCCGTTTTTCACAGCTGAGCAGCTTCACGGAAGGCTCTCCCACCAGCCTCCTGCAGCTGTTTCCGAGTTTTTGAATTCTCATAACTGGCCGATGCAGGATAGTTCCTCTGAGCGTGTGACGTTCGCGTGGCACCAGGCATCTGGTAGCAGCACTCCTGATTCATCGCATGTGCTGATGCGTATGAACAGGATTAGTGACAAGACCAATCTGACCCGGGGCCTGATGGAAAACGTAGCAGGCACATCGCTGTGGGTGCTGACATTGGATTTGCCAGCCACCTTGCGTGCCTCATATGGTTTTTCTGCTATCAACGGCCCGATTCCACAGACCACTCCGCCACCCGGCCAGGGCCCCAGCGTTCTTCCGGATCCGCTTAATCCTTCATCGTGTAACGGCTGGAGCGTGTATGCCGGGCCGAGTGCGGCCCCCCAGCCGGACTGGGAAAACTCAGACTGGGAAAACTCAGACTGGGAAAACTCAGGCTGGCAAGGCTCAGGCTGGCAAGGCTTCGGCTCTGCTCCGGCAGGTCGGCATGGAACTAAAGCGCTGCGGTTCGCAGACCACAAGCGCAAATGCCACTTCTACCTGCCTAACCACGAGTACTGTCAAGCCACCAACCAGCCGCTGAGGCTACTAGTGTTGACAGATGCCGATGTTTGGTTTGACGGACTGGACTTACCTGGAGCCCTCGATAGGGCGATCCACAGGGGTTATCTTCCCCCGTTGGCTGTGGTGGGGGCGGTGAGCACCTCGCCGCGAGACCGGCGAGAACACCTGGCCGGCAACAGCAATTTCTTTGCAGATCTGGCGCACGCATTGCCCCGACAAGCCGTGGCGTGGGCTGACCAATCTGGGGTTGGTGTCACTACTGGTTCGATGGTTTTCGCCGGTCAGAGTTTGGGTGGTTTGTCGGGCTTACAACTCCTGATGGAAGAGCCGGAGGTATTTGGTGCCATCATCAGCCAATCCCCGTCACTGTGGTGGACACCGGGTGAGGAAAGCGCACCCGCCACGTGGTCTGATAGGCAGGTCGACTGGGTAACCGAAAAAATCGAACAACTCCCAGTGGGCCGTGAAAAGATCCTGTTGAGTGTCGGGCAGCAAGAGGGGTTCAGCGTCGAACGGGTCGAGCGTCTTGCACAAGTGTTGAAGCATCGGGGCTGGCGCAGCAGCTTCTCCATTTATGACGGTGGTCATGATTATGCCTGGTGGCGCGGAGCGCTTTTCGACGCTCTACGTGCTGTCTTGATATAG
- a CDS encoding ABC transporter ATP-binding protein — MKSHYPPLDVTQLRAGYQKGRDVVKGISLQALAGSVTTLIGPNGCGKSTLLKSMSKVLAPSEGSVSVNGESIHHLTATEAARLVSMLPQHPVAPEGLQVGELVARGRHPWRRRFGGLSKTDQQAVARACTETNIAHLVDRSVDSLSGGQRQRVWLAMILAQDTPVILLDEPTTFLDPANAIAMLQLIRRQAEAGKIVVMVLHDLTLASQYSDSIFIMKAGEVISEGRPKEAFTPDVLAHAYGLHAEVWDDPTSSGPVIVPRGLSESSEGINLKPLS, encoded by the coding sequence ATGAAAAGCCACTATCCGCCCCTTGACGTTACACAGCTGCGAGCGGGATATCAGAAGGGGCGAGATGTTGTCAAGGGTATTAGTTTACAGGCCCTGGCAGGCAGCGTAACTACCTTGATCGGCCCCAACGGCTGCGGTAAATCTACGCTGCTTAAGTCAATGTCCAAAGTGCTAGCGCCCTCTGAAGGCTCCGTGTCAGTCAACGGTGAAAGCATTCATCACCTCACTGCCACTGAGGCAGCTCGACTGGTTTCCATGCTCCCTCAGCATCCAGTAGCGCCGGAAGGTTTACAGGTCGGAGAACTCGTCGCCCGAGGACGGCATCCTTGGAGGCGCCGTTTCGGCGGTCTGTCGAAAACGGATCAGCAGGCTGTGGCTAGGGCTTGTACCGAAACCAACATCGCGCACTTGGTAGACCGGAGCGTTGACTCCCTCTCTGGTGGACAACGACAGCGGGTGTGGCTAGCCATGATCTTGGCGCAAGATACCCCGGTAATTCTTCTTGATGAACCTACAACTTTTCTCGATCCCGCAAACGCCATTGCGATGCTGCAACTAATCCGTCGGCAAGCCGAAGCCGGTAAAATTGTGGTGATGGTGTTGCATGATCTGACTTTGGCAAGCCAATATTCAGATAGCATTTTCATAATGAAAGCTGGTGAGGTGATTTCTGAGGGCCGCCCAAAAGAAGCATTCACACCGGACGTGCTCGCCCACGCCTACGGTTTACACGCAGAGGTGTGGGATGACCCAACGAGCTCAGGTCCAGTGATAGTTCCTCGTGGTTTAAGTGAATCGAGCGAAGGAATAAACTTGAAACCGCTCTCGTAA